CAAAAAGCCTGAGATTAGTTGGCTGATATGTTAGAGGCTGTGCGATTGTCCCAGTAAGCATTGATTGGACGGGCTGTTAAATCAAGCCGGTTCACAGTGGTAAGGAGAGATAAGGAGTCCCTCTGAGTGCAAGCAGTTGATTCAATCAGGTTTTGTTGCTGTTTTAAAAGCCTTTATCAGGTTATCTAGGTCAGGAATGAAGACTTGGATGAGTAACTCTGGAAAGATCAATGAAGTGGCGCTATTAGAGATTGGATCTTTaagtctctctatttctctatatAGATATCATGACACCTGGATTGATGTTTTCAGGCACTATGGGGTCAGAGTAAAGGTTTTACTGTCGGGTTGTTTTGAATGACTTATGTCAGTGTTATGTAGATCCACTATAGGATATTAGTCTGCTTGACCGGAGATGACGCTTTTTCGCCTCAGACGTATTTGTCTCTGTTTGAGACCTGTCACATGACAGATGGAGGACTGTTGTGTCTATTTGGAGTTGGGGGGCTTCTAAACTGgtcttcctccagatgtgaggtCAGGTGTGTGGGGTCTGGACATTGAGGGTTGGCTGCCGTGCTGCTGCCTGCTGTTCAGGGGGGTGGCAGACAGAGAGGTTGTTAACAGGCCCACCAATGTGCCTGAGCCTCGTGCACCCAGGGCCCAGAGGGGGATGTTCCTAATAAGGTCACTGCTTGATCCCCAACTgctttccctgtctctccatcctcccccacCCAccactcgctctctttctccattCCATGCTCTCATTGTCCCTTCTCCCGccatctctctctgctgagtATTTGTATTCGCGTCATTATCACCTTAAATTGACCACGCCGGGAAGTACTGTGTGTTAGCTTTGCGTCATGTTGTGCTTCGTAAACCCAAAGGCTTTTAGCTGACTGCAGGATGTTTTCAGCGACTGAGAATCATCCATCCTGGTTTGGCAATTTCCATCTCTCCCCCTGAAAGAAAAGAAGTGCTTCAGGGACGCAACACAGCCTCTTATTCTCTCAGCTAGTGTTTTGCTTACACACTAATATTTATGTGAAATAAAATGCAGTTTAACGTGTAATATATGTGATACTTGTCAGGTAGGCTTTTAAATCCCATGGTTAGAAAAGTATTTTGATGTCGGTTACCTCGTTGACAAGGAACACCAGGTTAATAGCATGCTTTAATAATACCACGTATACATGAGACCCCCAGAATGGAAGCCAAGTGGTCTGAAGGTGTAGAGTTGTCTGCTCGACCCTAACGTTTCTGTTATGAGCTCTTATTGATGGCCATGGGCCTCGGAGGTGCCAAGCTGCACCAGTTATGTTGCTCTCACAGCATGGACTGCACCAGTGGAAGAGATGCTCGTTCTTCTTTTCTCTTTTCCTGGCAAAGCATCAACTTGGAGGGTAGGAGTGAAGAGCGAGCAAGCTCTCCATCTATATTCTGCTACTGTAGGTATCATCTCAACGTCATGATGTCTGATGAGAGGCTGATGGTGATCAAGATTAGGCCTAGCTGTAGTGTAGCACACAGGACAATGACCAGATGAGCATTGGGCTGGTGGGGGCACTGGGAACCGGCCAAGGCGTAGGTATTACAGCACTGCAATAAAGTCGGTGGTTAAGCTTTTTAATCTTGCTCCTCGGGGCTAGCAGCAGCAACGTAatgctgttcctggagagagagggagggagataaaaGGCTCATTGTTCAAACTCTTGTACATGCCAGCGGCACACAAGCTCTTGATTAGCTCTGGCTGTGCGTGACAGTTTGTTTGCACCGCTGGAATTATGGGATTTAGTTGAGTGTTTTTTTTATTGCGTTGTGATTGAGGGCTGTAATGGGACCATTCTGTGCATTGGCCTGTTTAATTGTTTTCAGCCTGTTCCCTGTTCAGAGTTCTCCAGACACTGCAGGAAAATTCTCTACCTGTGGTGGGGCTGTTGAGTGGATGGTTTTACAGTGGTAGTTTGTGAAACATTATGATCAAAACTTCCGCGTTTTGTTTGCGGTCGTTCATCACCAACAGAATTTGTGTTATTGACGCCCCTTTTCATTCAGTACATTTTATCTTGACACCCTTTTTTTGTTCAGTACGTTTATTCACTCATTTATTCAATCTCTATCCCTGTCACTCTCCCTGTGTCTGCAGGACAATGTGTTGAACATTATCAACCAGATCATGGATGAATGTATTCCTGGCGACAGAGCCAACAGAGACTTCTGTGTCAAGTTCCCAGAGGAGATTCGCCATGACAACCTGGCTGGACAGCTATGGTTTGGGGctgaggtactgtactgtataccctccagTATCATCTCAAATAACATTAATAATACGTACTCTGCATGAATGTTAGTCTGCTTGACACTATAGGCATTCATCAGTTACATTCATGTTTCCACAATGTAGTGGTCAGCTGGATCATTGTGTAACTCATTCCTTGTGTTAGCCACTTGTGCATAGACAAGTTTTGTCTTGAAGAAAAATATACAATATTTGAATGAGACTACCCTGGATAAAGAAGGGTTAAATAACACAAGTCATTCCCTTCTCTCGCCATCTTTACGTGAAGTGTCTGGCTGCAGGCTCAATCATCAtgaacagggagatagagagcaTGGCCATGAGGCCTCTAGCCAAGGACCTGACCAGTAGTCTGGAGGAGGTCCGCAACATCACGCGAGACCAGGCCCTCAGAGACCTCAACTTCTACACCGACCGCATGAGGGACACGCTGCGCCACTTCGACAGCCTCTTTGCTGAGTTTGAGCTCAGGTAGCTACAGGACATCAGCATCTTACACTATTGGACATCATCAACATATTTGACTGTAtgtattttaatgtatttttacatGATTCCCTCTGTCTGTCAGCTATGTATCAGCCATGGTGCCTGTGAAGTCTCCCAAAGAATACTATGTTCAGCAGGATGTGATTGTGCTCTTCTGTGAGACTGTGGAGAGGTGAGTTGTatgggggggagacagagaaagagagacaaaccaTGTCACGGGGAAAAGCCATGGGACTGTATGAAGGCTAGGTTTGAGTTTTTAGGTTTGTAACGTTGGAGTTGGTACTAAGATGACAGTCGAGTGGTTGTCCAATATTATTTCACAGCCTCACGGCTTTGTTGTGTTTGTCTCAGGGCACTCAAGCTGGGCTATCTCAGCCAAGATATGATCGATGACTATGAACCGGCTCTGATGTTTACAATCCCCAGACTAGCCATTGTGTGGTAAGTGTTGTTTTCTGTCTCCTCTTGTTCATCTTCCAGAACTCTCTGATACTAATAACATTTTAtaacccccctgtctctccctcagtGGTCTGGTGGTGTACAGTGAAGGTCCACTCAACCTGGATAGGAAACCAGGGGACATGTCTGAGCTCTTCCGGCCCTTCCGCACTTTACTGAAGAAGATCAGGTACTGTTAAGAGGATGCATATATAGATTGTTCTCTGTATTTAATCATAGGTAGAAAATAGCTCTGAACCATCGCAACAATCTTGTGGACATAATTCGATTTTGCCGAACAGTCTAAAAATCATGGGCCAATATCATCCTTATTGCGTGATTATTTTAGGCTGGGCGTTTAAGTATCTTATTACGGTTGTGTTATTCCCATAGGGACCTGCTGCAGACCCTGTCAGAGGAGGAGTTGTTGACGCTGGAGCGGAGCCTCTGTATCTCTCAGGACGGGTTCCCCTTAGTCCCCGAGCTTCCCCCCACCCCAGCCCCCACCATTGCCCCAGACCCCCTCTCATCCAGCAGCCCCACCGGTGACATCCCGGAGGAGCTGGCTGAGAGGGAGCAGCAGCAGCAAGAGGTGCTGTCTCTGTGCATCTCCCACATCCAGGATGTGGAGGACAGGGagtgggaggaggtggagagggggggagaggaggagcgggGTAGTCTGTTTGAGGAGGCGGAGGAGGCGGACCAGGCCTGCTCCATGCAATATGATGAGGAGGAGATTGAACAGCTCAACATGATGGTGCACCGCGTGGGGGACGAGATGTTCACGCTGCTGTCCCCTCCCAGCCAGGGACAGTCCCCAGCCCACCGCCCCAACAAAGGGGGCTCTATCGGTAGCTCCAGCACCGAGGCCTCCCCCATCCGAGTGCTGGTGGGCCAGGGCAGGACAGGTCTCTACCACGAGGAAGAGGACAGAGTCTTCTTCATGGAGGACCTGGACGCAGGAGGGGACCTTGTGACCAGCAGTCGTCTAACCTCACCTTCCAAAGCCCCTCAGCCCTCTTCTCCTCAGCCCAGCAGGCCTGGCCCCCTGACCGACTCATCCAGGAATGGATGGTCCGCTGAAGCCCAGTCAGATCTGTCCCAGCATCCTCACAGCCAGCCCTCACAGTGCCACAGCACCAAGCGACCTGGCCCTGGCCGGGAGCCTCTGCCCTACACTAACGGCTGGGAGGTGGGCCTGGAGGGGGCGGAAACTGCTGAGGTCATCGCACACCGCATGGGAGGGATGAAGCTATCGGCCACCGTCATTTTCAACCCCCACTCCCCCAGCCTGACTGAGCTGGCTGTAGACAAGCTGCTCTTGCCCCGACACCTCTCCTCCTCAGAGACAGAGCCATGCGCCCCCCTGGTGGCCACAAACTGCCTGCTCAACTCCTGTGTCTGCTGCGGCAGCTGTGAGGTCGGCCATGATGACACCCTCACCATGGACACCACAGGGCTGGGAATGAGCCTGGGGCTGGACAAACACTGCAAGCCCCACAGCTCTGTCATCCAGTCCTCTGCCTGCCACCTAGCTTCCTCAGGACACGACCTACATGGGAAAGGGGACTCTCCCCCCCAGCTGACGCCCCCCTCTCGCTGTTCCTCAGAGCCACCTccgggggaggaggaaggggaccaGCGCTGTGACAAGTGCCTGGTGGTGGTGGCCCCGGGGCCTCAGCAGTGCCTGGGCCAGAACAGGAGCCCCATTGGGGTAAGGGGAACCCCAGAACCTTGTTCCCACCAGTGCAGGACAGTGAGGAGGCCCCAGGCCAGCGGGGGAAGGGACAGGACTGGGACCAGAGAGGCAGACAGTGAGTCCAAGGAAGAGATCAAGAAGAACACTAGGTATGAATATAcagagcatttggaaagtattcagaccccttgactttttccacattttgttacgttacagcaatattctaaaattgattaaatatttttcccccctcaatctatacacaataccccataatgacaaataatttttttggggggggacttaaatatcacatttgcataagtattcagatcctttactcagtactttgttgaagcacctttggcagcgattacagcctcgagtcttctcggGTATGACGCTAccatcttggcacacctgtatttggggagtttctaccatttttctctgcagatcctctcaagctctgtcaggttggatggggagcatcgcagcacagctattttcaggtctctccagagatgttaggttctgggctctggctgggccactcaaggatattcagagacttgtcccgaagccactcctgcgttgtcttggctgtgtgcttaaggtcattgtcctgttggaaggtgaaccttagccacagtctgaggtcctgagcgctctggagcaggttttcatcaaggatctctctgtactttgctctgttcatcttttcctcgatcctgactagtctcccagtctctgccactgaaaaacccacagcatgatgctgccaccaccatgtttcaccacagggatggtggcaggtttcctccagatgtgatgcttggcattcaggccaaatagttcaatattggtttcatcagaccagagaattttgtttctcataagtgtgcaaagctgtcatcaaggcaaaggctactttgaagtttctaaaatatattttgatttgtttgagacttttttggttactacatgattccatatgtgttatttcatagtttcggttgtcttcactgttattctacaatgtagaaaatagaaagaccctggaatgagtaggtgtccacatacaatTCCAGTCAAAGTTAAGAAGCTATTTATTTTGAttacttttaatacatttgcaaaatgtttacatctgtttttgctttgtcattctggtgtgttgtgtgtagattgataagggagggaaacaattgaatccattttagaacaaaatgtggacaaagtcaaggggtctgaatcctttcaGAATGCACTATGTGCTATACATGTGGTGTTTGGGTGATGTGTTATTAGGGCTCCACTTCATAGCATGTAGGCCTCAACAACAGTCATTTACATCTCTTTTGAAAGCAAACTTCCTCCACGTCTGGTCTCTGGCTAATTTAATCCACATCTTGTCATCCAGTTTTATGTTCTGTTTGCTATTTGCACTTTGCTTTATGCTACTTTTGTAGCGTAACTTTCACAGATCCTATTTTATATTGCCCATCTGTTATcagtttatattttatatttaattaTTTAGCTTTTCCTCTTTTGTTATTCCCAGTTTTTTTCAGGACTCTCCTCTCAGCTCAGTCTCCAGTAGTGACTGTGAGAGTGTGTCTGTCACCACATGTAGTCTGTCCAGCAGTGCTTACACAGCCAGGTAACCGCTGACCCATTTGTGAGCGGCTGtatctgtactgtgtgtgtgtgtgtgtgtgtgtgtgtgtgtgtgtttctgtttcatATGTTACAGATTATGGTCATATAAACCTTTCCCATCAACATCTCTATTTCACCCATTACTCACTTTGAGATTGAAATCAAACACAACCCCTATTGTACAATGCAtattcagtacagtacactatGTTGATGAGCAGTGTTGTGTGTTGATAAGAATGACAATGAATGTGACTGTCCCTCCCCCTGCGcttctctccattctgtctccatctcccttcactgtatgtctccatctctctttctctctctgccatgTTCGCTCCTCCTGTCTGCTCCAGCCCTGTCAGCAGTCTGACCACGAGCTCGGGGACGTCAGAGGATCTGGACCACCATGAAATCCAGCTGGCCCTGCAGGCTGCTAAAATGGCCGCCAGGAACAAGATCCGCTCGCGCTTCCACAGCAGCAGTGACCTCATCCACCGCCTCTTCGTCTGCATATCGGGTATgtctctcaatcaatcaatcaaatgtatttatagagcCATTTTTACAAccgcagttgtcacaaagtgcttgtacagaaaccaagcctaaaaccccagaGAGCAACTAATGCAGATGTAGcggcacggtggctaggaaaaactccctacaaAGTCAAGAATCTAGGAAGCAACCTAGATGGTAACCAGGCttgctcttctggctgtgcctggtggagattataagagtacgtGGCCAGTAAGGCCAGGTCGTTCTTCAAGATTTTCATAGAAGACAAGCGGGGTCAAatattaatcacagtggttgtacagGGTGCAAGAGGTCAGCACCTCGGGAgttaatgtcagttggcttttcagcTGATCATTTAGAGGTCGAGAcaatatgtgggggggggggggggggggggggttccatggccacaggcagaacagcacGACCAGGTAACTGAGGACAGGAACAGGCAGGAgtcgtcaggccaggtagtcctgaggcatggtactAGGCCTCAGGTTCTCTGGGAGAATTAGAGCAAACCTATCTAAGATCACACAGGACAACAGATAAGACAGGAAAATTACAccatatataacagactgaccctagtccCCCGGCACaaagactattgcagcataaatacaggAGACAGACCGGGTGGGTCGGGGGACACTGGCCCCGTCCAAAGTTACCCCCGGACAAggataaccccacccactttggcaaagcacagcccccacaccactagggaTATCAGCAGGCCAGTAacgtactaccctgagacaaggccgagtatagcccacaaagatctccccacCGCACAAGCCCGAGGACAGGAAGGACGGAAGAGCATgagcaagccagtgactcggccccgtaatagggtcagaggcagagaatcccagtggagataaGGGATCTGgcaaggcagagacagcaagggtgggtcgtcactccagtgccttgccatTCACCTTCAcgctcctgggccagactacactcaatcataggacctactgaagagatgagtctttagTAACGACTTCAAGGTTGAGACCAGCTGTCTGCTTAGAAGGAGCCCTGCGTCTTGTGActagtgtacgtgtaggtatgtactgcAGAACCAAAT
The sequence above is a segment of the Salvelinus fontinalis isolate EN_2023a chromosome 15, ASM2944872v1, whole genome shotgun sequence genome. Coding sequences within it:
- the LOC129811729 gene encoding lateral signaling target protein 2 homolog isoform X2; translated protein: MNRFRKWLYKPKRTDPQLLAQFYYADEELNQVATELDSLDGRKDPQRCTLLVNQFRSCQDNVLNIINQIMDECIPGDRANRDFCVKFPEEIRHDNLAGQLWFGAECLAAGSIIMNREIESMAMRPLAKDLTSSLEEVRNITRDQALRDLNFYTDRMRDTLRHFDSLFAEFELSYVSAMVPVKSPKEYYVQQDVIVLFCETVERALKLGYLSQDMIDDYEPALMFTIPRLAIVCGLVVYSEGPLNLDRKPGDMSELFRPFRTLLKKIRDLLQTLSEEELLTLERSLCISQDGFPLVPELPPTPAPTIAPDPLSSSSPTGDIPEELAEREQQQQEVLSLCISHIQDVEDREWEEVERGGEEERGSLFEEAEEADQACSMQYDEEEIEQLNMMVHRVGDEMFTLLSPPSQGQSPAHRPNKGGSIGSSSTEASPIRVLVGQGRTGLYHEEEDRVFFMEDLDAGGDLVTSSRLTSPSKAPQPSSPQPSRPGPLTDSSRNGWSAEAQSDLSQHPHSQPSQCHSTKRPGPGREPLPYTNGWEVGLEGAETAEVIAHRMGGMKLSATVIFNPHSPSLTELAVDKLLLPRHLSSSETEPCAPLVATNCLLNSCVCCGSCEVGHDDTLTMDTTGLGMSLGLDKHCKPHSSVIQSSACHLASSGHDLHGKGDSPPQLTPPSRCSSEPPPGEEEGDQRCDKCLVVVAPGPQQCLGQNRSPIGVRGTPEPCSHQCRTVRRPQASGGRDRTGTREADSESKEEIKKNTSPVSSLTTSSGTSEDLDHHEIQLALQAAKMAARNKIRSRFHSSSDLIHRLFVCISGVADQLQTNYAADLRSILKTLFEVMATSEQGDNNKEKACPGLRSAVLEDCSLCQETISSSELAAKALEGQFEDPPDWVPDEECDSCITCKAPFTVIRRKHHCRSCGKIFCSRCSSHSAPLPRYGQVKAVRVCTHCYMFHVTPFYSDKTGI
- the LOC129811729 gene encoding lateral signaling target protein 2 homolog isoform X1, which produces MNRFRKWLYKPKRTDPQLLAQFYYADEELNQVATELDSLDGRKDPQRCTLLVNQFRSCQDNVLNIINQIMDECIPGDRANRDFCVKFPEEIRHDNLAGQLWFGAECLAAGSIIMNREIESMAMRPLAKDLTSSLEEVRNITRDQALRDLNFYTDRMRDTLRHFDSLFAEFELSYVSAMVPVKSPKEYYVQQDVIVLFCETVERALKLGYLSQDMIDDYEPALMFTIPRLAIVCGLVVYSEGPLNLDRKPGDMSELFRPFRTLLKKIRDLLQTLSEEELLTLERSLCISQDGFPLVPELPPTPAPTIAPDPLSSSSPTGDIPEELAEREQQQQEVLSLCISHIQDVEDREWEEVERGGEEERGSLFEEAEEADQACSMQYDEEEIEQLNMMVHRVGDEMFTLLSPPSQGQSPAHRPNKGGSIGSSSTEASPIRVLVGQGRTGLYHEEEDRVFFMEDLDAGGDLVTSSRLTSPSKAPQPSSPQPSRPGPLTDSSRNGWSAEAQSDLSQHPHSQPSQCHSTKRPGPGREPLPYTNGWEVGLEGAETAEVIAHRMGGMKLSATVIFNPHSPSLTELAVDKLLLPRHLSSSETEPCAPLVATNCLLNSCVCCGSCEVGHDDTLTMDTTGLGMSLGLDKHCKPHSSVIQSSACHLASSGHDLHGKGDSPPQLTPPSRCSSEPPPGEEEGDQRCDKCLVVVAPGPQQCLGQNRSPIGVRGTPEPCSHQCRTVRRPQASGGRDRTGTREADSESKEEIKKNTSFFQDSPLSSVSSSDCESVSVTTCSLSSSAYTASPVSSLTTSSGTSEDLDHHEIQLALQAAKMAARNKIRSRFHSSSDLIHRLFVCISGVADQLQTNYAADLRSILKTLFEVMATSEQGDNNKEKACPGLRSAVLEDCSLCQETISSSELAAKALEGQFEDPPDWVPDEECDSCITCKAPFTVIRRKHHCRSCGKIFCSRCSSHSAPLPRYGQVKAVRVCTHCYMFHVTPFYSDKTGI